CCCCCTGCCGTCCGTGGGCCGTGTGACCTGATTCACGTCCCGCCGGGACGCCCTCCAATGAGGCAATGCGGCGGGTGTGTTTGTCCACAGGGCGAACGGGATCGGGTGGGTCGGATGTGGTGGAGGTGGTCGGGTGGGGCGCGTGGTGCGGTGTCGGGCGGGTGGCCGGCGGTGGCGAGAGGTCCGCTTCTGCCACGAACTCGCCTGAACTATGGTCGGATTGTGTCCCGTCAAGGTCGGGGTCGATCGACCCGGCGGCCGACTGGCCGGCGGGGAAGTGGGGAAGTGTTAGTCCGCACCTGTGTGGCTGCGGACGGCTTGGGGCCGCACCGGGGGGTGCGGCCGGTTCGGGCGGGCACCGACGGTGTCCGCGGGGGAGGGTTGAAGTGACGGATCAGGAGCGTCTGGCCGGCGGCGTGGTGTCGCCGGTGCACGGACGGGGCGGGGCGGGCCACGGCGTGGTGCCGGAGCAGCGCGGTCCTGCCGGGGCGGAGCTGCTCTCGGCAGGGCCGGGGGCCGGGCGGCCCGGACGGTTGCGGGTGGACGCGCGGCGCAATCTGGAGAGTGTGCTGCGGGCGGCCCGTCAGGTGTTCGGCGAGCTCGGGTACGACGCGCCGATGGAGGAGGTGGCGCGGCGGGCCGGCGTGGGTGTCGGCACGGTGTACCGGCGCTTCCCCAGCAAGGAGGTGCTGGTCCGGCGGATCGCCGCGGAGGAGGTCGCCTGGCTGACGGCGCAGGCCCGTGAGTCGCTGTACGGCGGGGGTGCGGCCTGGGAGTCGCTGGCCGGCTTCCTGGGCCGGGCGGTCGCCTCGGGTGCGGGGCGGCTGCTGCCGCCGGAGGCGTTCCGGTACGCGGCGGAGCTGGGCCGGGTGCCCGAGCAGCGCGGGGCGGAGGCCGAACCGGAGCTGCCCGGTGCCGCCGGGGCGGGTGCGGCGGACGCCGATCCGCGGCTGCTGCTGCAGTTGGTGGCGGCGCTGGTGGCGCGGGCGGCCGCGGCGGGCGAACTGCGGCCGGGGGTGACGGTGTCGGACGTGGTGCTGGTGCTGACGGCCGCCGTGCCGGTGCATGCGCTCACGGCGGGTGCGGGCGACGAGGAACCGACGGACGGTCAACTCGGCGATGCACCGGCGCAGCGGCTGCTGCAGATCCTGCTGCAGGGTCTACAGGCGGTCTGAGCACGGCGGTTGGGCGTGGCGGGGCGTGCCGGTGGCTGCTCGTACGAGTGGTCGCGGCAGGTCCGGCTACCGGCCGGCGCTGTGCTATGCAATCCTTTGCCCGTGCTTGGAGCCATTGTCCCGTTGCGCGCCGTTCCTGCAGCTCGCTGCGGCCGCGCGATCGCCGGTGCCGTGGCCGCGCCCCCGATGTCGTCGTGCGCGGCGGCGGTGGCGGTCGCCCGGGGGCGGCGGTGAGCGCCGAGGAGCGCCCGGAGCCGGCGGCCGGGGGCGGTCCGTCCGGCCAGGTGCCGGACCAGGCGGGTGCGCCGTTGAGGGAGTCGCTGGTCGGCCGGGTACCCGGTCAGGCCGCGGCCGGCCAGGGTGGTGTGACACCGGAGGCCTTCATCGGCGAGGAGCCCCCGGTGCGGGCCGTGGTGCCCGCTCCGGCCGTTCCGGTGGACGGTGAACGTCCGCCGTCGGACGCCGAGTTGACGGCGCAGGTGCGGGCCGGGGACGACGCCGCGTACGAGGAGATCTACCGCCGGCACGCGGAGGCGGTGCGTCGGTATGCGCGGAGCTGCTGCCGGGACAGCTTCACCGCGGAGGACCTGGCGGGCGAGGTGTTCGCCCGGACGCTGCAGGCGCTGAAGGCGGGCCGCGGGCCGGAGTTCGCGGTCCGTGCCTACCTGCTGACGGCGGTGCGGAACGTGGCGACGGCGTGGGCGCGTACCGAGCGGCGCGAGCAACTGGTCGACGACTTCGGTTCGTTCACGCAGGGTGCGGCGGGTTCGTCGATCGAGTACGACCTGGCGGATCCGGGTGCGGACGCCTGGGCGATGGCGCTGGCCGACCAGCGGATGGTGATGCGGGCGTACGCCGGGCTCCCGGAGGACGACCGGGTGGTGCTGTGGCACACCGAGGTCGAGCGGGAGTCGCCGAAGGCGGTCGCGGTGATGCTCGGCAAGACGGCGAATGCGACGGCGGTGCAGGCGCACCGGGCGCGGGACCGGCTGGCCGCGGCGTTCCTGCAGGCACATGTGTCGGGCAGCCAGGAGCAGGGGTGCACGGCGTTCGCGAACCGGCTCGGCGCGTACGCCCGGGGGTCGCTCCGCAAGCGGGCCTCGGCGGAGGTGGGCCGGCATGTGCAGGGGTGCGACCGCTGCACGGCGGCCTGTGTGGAGTTGGCGGACATCAACCACAGCCTGCGGGCGGTGCTGCCCGGCGGTGTGCTGCTGTGGGTCGGCACCGGGGCGTTCGCGAAGGCGGCCGCGGCCGGTGCGGTGCTCGGTGGTGCCGCCGTGGCGGGTGCTGCGGGTGCGGCGGTGGCCGGCGGTGCGGCCTCTGCGGGGGCGGCGTCGGCCGGGGCGGCGGGCGGCACTGCGGCGGGCGGCACTGCGGCGGGCGGTTCGGGCGGGGCGGTCGGAGCTGCGGCCGGTGAGGGACTGGGGGTGGCGGCGAAGGTCGGGATCGCGGCGAGTGTGGCACTGGCCGCCGTGGCGGTGGCGGCCTGGGCGTTGAGCGGGCCGGCGGACCCGGTGCCGGAGGTGGCGCCCCGGGCGGCCGCGGTGTCGCCGCGGACTCCGCTCCCTGCGCCGGCGGTGCCGAGCCCGTCGGAGAGTCCGTCGGCGGAGCCGCTGCCGCCGCGCCGGTCGCCGTCGGCGGCGCCGGTCGTCCCGCCGTCGCCGACCGTGTCGCGGTCGGCGGAGCCGCCGTCCCCGGTGCGGACGCCGGAGCCGTCGAGCCCGGCGCCCGAGCCGCCGTCGCCGGAGCCGACGCCGAGTCCGACGCCCACGGCGTCGCCGGCGCCGACCCCGTTCTGGTTGGACGATCTGCCGTTCGCCGGTCAGGGGCGGCGGTCTGCGCAGGCCGAGGGCCGGCCGAGCATCCGGCGCGGCGGCGGAGCGCTGGCGCGGCGCCCGGCGCTGTGGATGGCCGGGCAGTGGTACCGGCATGCGCTGACCGTGCACGTGCCGTCCCGGGTGGCGGTGGACCTGAACCGCAGCTGCACCGCGTTCGACGCGGTGGTGGGCCCGGACGACCTCACGGTGGGGCGCGGGAGTGCGGTGTTCGCCGTGCTGGGCGAGGACGGCTCGGTGCTGTGGCGGTCCGGCCCGGTGCGGGCGGGCAGCCGGCCGGTGCGGGTGCACGCGCCGCTGACGGGCCGGAGCTCGATCACGCTGGTCGCCGAGCGGTCCGACGGCGGCTGGGCGCTGCTCGACGTCGCGGACTGGGCGGACGCCCGGCTCACCTGCTGACGGCGGGCCGGGCGTCGGGGGTGTGCCGTGCTCAGACGGCGCAGCTGCCGTCGGCGCAGGGCTCCGCGCCGGCGGCCGCGGAGCCGGGGGCGGGGACGAGGGCGCCGGTCTCCTCGGCGACCTGCTCCAGGACGCGCAGGAAGGTGTCGGCCTCCTGGCCGCCCTGGACGGCCCAGCGGCCCTCGAAGACGAAGGTCGGCACGGCGGTGATGCCGAGCGTGCGGGCCCGGTCGAGCTGGGCGCGGACCTCGTCGGCGCCCTCCTCGCCGGCCAGGTAGGCGGTGACGCGCTCACCGTCCAGGCCGGCGGCGACGGCGATCCCGGTGAGGCTCGCCCGGTCGCCGATGTCGACGCCGTCGGTGAAGTGCGCCTTGAGCAGCTGCTCCTTGAGGTCGGCCTGGACGGCGGCGCCGTACTCGGTCTCGGCGAGGTGCAGCAGGCGGTGGCCGAGGAAGGTGTTGGCGTGCAGGGCGGTGTCGAAGTCGTAGGTGATGCCCTCGGCGCGGCCGAGCTCGGTGACCCGGGCGTCCATCGCGACGGACTGCGGGCCGTAGCGCTCGGCGAGCCAGGCGCGGTGCGGGCTCGCCTGCTCGGGGGCGTCGGGCACCAGCTGGTAGGGCCGGTAGACCACCTCGACGCCGTCCTTGCCGGTGAAGCGGTCCAGCGCCTGCTCGAAGCGACGCTTGCCGATGTAGCACCAGGGGCAGGCGATGTCGGAGTAGATCTCGACCTTCATGGGGGTGCGGCTCCTGTTCGGGGGCGTGCGGCGGCGGCCGGGCGGCGGGTGCGGAGTCCGGCCACCAGGTTGAACGGTCAACCGTCGGCTCCGCATTCCCCGCGGATCAGCCGTCGCGCGAGGCCAGGGCGGTGCGCGGCAGGGCGAGGCAGAGCGCGCCGGTGGCCGCGAACACCCCGACCACCCAGGGCAGCACCGCCGTCATCGCCGGGCCGAGGCCCTCGCCGGCGTGCTGGAAGAAGAGCGTGGCGAGGGTCGCCACACCGAGCGCGCCGCCGAACTGCTGCGCGGTGGAGAAGATCCCGGACGCGCCGCCGGCGAGGTCCGCGGGCACGGCCGAGAGCACCACGTTGACCAGCGGCACCACCAGGAAGCCCAGGCCCGCACCGGCCACCAGCAGCCCCGGCACGAGCGGCCAGGCGCCGGTGTGCGCGGCGGCCGCCCCGGAGACGGCGTGCCCGATCCAGGCGCAACCGGCGGCCAGCAGCACCGCGCCGGCCAGCAGCACCAGCCGCCCGTACCGGACGGCGAGGCCGTCGGCGACCGGCGCGGTGAGGAAGCCGCCGATCGAGAAGGCGGCGGTGACCAGGCCGGCCTGCATCGGGGTGTAGCCCTGGCCGCCCTGCAGCCAGATCGCGAAGACCAGGAAGAAGCCCTGCATGGCGACCGAGAACAGCAGCTGCACCAGCAGGCCGACCGAGAACGACTTCAGCCGGAACGCCCGGGCGGGCAGCAGCGGCACGGTGCCACCGCGCCGACGCGACTGGGCGAGGGCCAGGCCGGCCACGGCGAGCACGCCGGCGGCC
This genomic window from Streptomyces sp. TLI_235 contains:
- a CDS encoding TetR family transcriptional regulator; the encoded protein is MTDQERLAGGVVSPVHGRGGAGHGVVPEQRGPAGAELLSAGPGAGRPGRLRVDARRNLESVLRAARQVFGELGYDAPMEEVARRAGVGVGTVYRRFPSKEVLVRRIAAEEVAWLTAQARESLYGGGAAWESLAGFLGRAVASGAGRLLPPEAFRYAAELGRVPEQRGAEAEPELPGAAGAGAADADPRLLLQLVAALVARAAAAGELRPGVTVSDVVLVLTAAVPVHALTAGAGDEEPTDGQLGDAPAQRLLQILLQGLQAV
- a CDS encoding RNA polymerase sigma factor (sigma-70 family), which translates into the protein MSAEERPEPAAGGGPSGQVPDQAGAPLRESLVGRVPGQAAAGQGGVTPEAFIGEEPPVRAVVPAPAVPVDGERPPSDAELTAQVRAGDDAAYEEIYRRHAEAVRRYARSCCRDSFTAEDLAGEVFARTLQALKAGRGPEFAVRAYLLTAVRNVATAWARTERREQLVDDFGSFTQGAAGSSIEYDLADPGADAWAMALADQRMVMRAYAGLPEDDRVVLWHTEVERESPKAVAVMLGKTANATAVQAHRARDRLAAAFLQAHVSGSQEQGCTAFANRLGAYARGSLRKRASAEVGRHVQGCDRCTAACVELADINHSLRAVLPGGVLLWVGTGAFAKAAAAGAVLGGAAVAGAAGAAVAGGAASAGAASAGAAGGTAAGGTAAGGSGGAVGAAAGEGLGVAAKVGIAASVALAAVAVAAWALSGPADPVPEVAPRAAAVSPRTPLPAPAVPSPSESPSAEPLPPRRSPSAAPVVPPSPTVSRSAEPPSPVRTPEPSSPAPEPPSPEPTPSPTPTASPAPTPFWLDDLPFAGQGRRSAQAEGRPSIRRGGGALARRPALWMAGQWYRHALTVHVPSRVAVDLNRSCTAFDAVVGPDDLTVGRGSAVFAVLGEDGSVLWRSGPVRAGSRPVRVHAPLTGRSSITLVAERSDGGWALLDVADWADARLTC
- a CDS encoding putative DsbA family dithiol-disulfide isomerase; the protein is MKVEIYSDIACPWCYIGKRRFEQALDRFTGKDGVEVVYRPYQLVPDAPEQASPHRAWLAERYGPQSVAMDARVTELGRAEGITYDFDTALHANTFLGHRLLHLAETEYGAAVQADLKEQLLKAHFTDGVDIGDRASLTGIAVAAGLDGERVTAYLAGEEGADEVRAQLDRARTLGITAVPTFVFEGRWAVQGGQEADTFLRVLEQVAEETGALVPAPGSAAAGAEPCADGSCAV